In Fragaria vesca subsp. vesca linkage group LG5, FraVesHawaii_1.0, whole genome shotgun sequence, the genomic stretch GGATGCACAGCCTCAAGGTGGGATAATCTTTACCATTTACTGAGCAGTTGTTATATATACTGAGCGTTTCTAGATTATACATGCTTAAATTGAAGCAAATTGGCTTTGTGGATTACTCTTTCTTCAGATTGCCAGAGAAAATAGGAGGAAACCTACCTGGTGTTCATTATATCCGGGATGTTGCTGATGCTGATGCACTTATATCATCATTGGTAAGTTTTAATTGATTTTACTTCAGTTGGTGCTTTCCATGTTGCAAGTGATATTGTAACTTCCCATTTTGAAATTATGAAGATGTATCTACTTCTTCAATGCTGAAACTTTTGAACTGCATGAAAATCGGCTGAGATTAATTCTAAGTCCTACATCATTGCAGAACCATATACTATTTGAGGTTTAGCTGTACTGCCTATGATCGTCTTTAGGCACTTCAAAGAAAACTTGATTGATATAATGCAATTTATCTTGCCTTCACAATGCAATATTATTTACTGTCAAAGAATTTATTGTACTACTTTCATGCTGTATGCTAGCATTAGTTGCATATTATATGCATATTTTGGCTTTTTATCTTAGGAGTGTAAAATTTATTACTTCACAGAAAGATAGATCCTTGATTCTTTGTCTTACCACATTGAATTATATATATATAACGGAATACCCAACGTTAAAGCAAACACAAACTGCAATAAAGTGGTTTTACAAGGTTTGATTTGTTCATTAAGAGCATTACATATGTTAAACAAGTATCTGGGCTTGTCTTCTGTTCTTGAATTATAGTTTGATGGTTTGTAGTTTTACATCTAATTCCTTCATGTAAAACTCTACATCTTGTTTCTCAGGAGAAAGCACAGAAGGTGGTCATCGTCGGTGGTGGATATATTGGTATGGAGGTTGCTGCAGCAGCTACTGGTTGGAAACTTGATACAACAGTATGTAATGTGTTCAATTGCTGCATTTTATGTTTGTGGGGATGATGATAACATAAGTATGATGAAGTGAAAAAGTTGCTAAATTTTTCTCTCTCTGAATTTTTACTTTAACTTTGTTTATGAAGATCATATTTCCAGAGAGCCATCTTATGCCAAGACTGTTTACTCCTTCACTTGCCGGGAGATATGAAAAATTCTACAAAGAGAATGGTGTTAAGTTCTTAAAGGTATTCCCTCTCTCTGGTACCTATATTGCATGTGAGAGTTTTCCTTGAACCTGGCTGATTAAGCATATTCAATCATGGACCAGGGTACCTCACTAAAGAATATAGAAGCTGGTTCCAATGGACGGGTATCTTGTGTTAAACTTGAAGATGGATCCTATATAGAAGCAGATGTGGTAAGTTGGTGGTTGTTCCACTTCCTACACACCACTTGATATTAGGAAGTTTATATATATATATATATATATATATATATATATATATANANNNNNNNNNNNNNNNNNNNNNTACTTGAACCGGACAGAATTCAGTCCGTCAGATTTGTTTTTCGATTTTGAGGGCCTTAACGATCACCAAATTGGCTGAAATTTTGCAGAGATGATCTACACAAGATGATCTAGATATGTCTAGAAGGAAGTTTGAGGAAATTCGATCGAAAAGTGGTGCAAAAATGGAAATCCGCACCAAAAAATCGGTGCGGACGTCCGCAGCTGAGAAAATCTCTATATATATATACACACATATAGATTTGTTTGTTTATTTAATTTTGGCTGTCACATGCAGGTAATTGTTGGTATAGGAGCAAAACCTGCTGTCGGCCCTTTTGAAAAAGCAGGTTTGGATTCCAATGTTGGTGGTATACAGGTACCCTTTTGAATTTACGCTGCCACAGTTGTTTCCTGAGCATGTTAGCTGTTTACATCCATTTAAGCGTACATAGAGTTATGAATCATGCATATTTAACTACCATAACCTTGGATAAGAAATACGAGGAGTATTGTAATCATGTCTATATAGGCTTTTATTTTGTGCTACTTTTATGTCATCACAGGTTTGAAATTCCAACTACAAAGCTATTATTTCTGCCAAGAATAGTATTAAATTATATCCTGGTTTAGGAATATTTGATTCAAATTTGATTACCATGATCTGTAGAATGTGTATTTACTTATTCTTTTATCTGTAATTGTAAACCAAGGTTGACGGTCTGTTCCGGACAAGTGTACCTGGAATCTTTGCAGTTGGAGATGTTGCAGCTTTCCCATTGAAGGTACATTTGTCTTTAATTATATGCAGAATTTCTTTCCTTTGGATATTAATTGAAAATATCTTACCACTGAACAGATGTACAATCGTATAGCACGGGTGGAACATGTAGATCATGCTCGTCGATCTGCACAGCATTGCATTAAAGCCTTACTGACTGCACAAACTCACACGTAAGTTGGACTCCATATTTGTAGTCTAATCTTTCATCTTTAGGATATTAGAATTATTTCAGCTTTCAAGCTGCTATGTGCCAAGGCTTCTTTGTTGATGATATGAGTTACTGCATAATGTCCCAGATATGACTATCTTCCATCGTTCTACTCGAGGGTATTTGAGTATGAAGGAAGCCCGAGGAAAATATGGTGGCAATTTTATGGGGACAATGGTAAGCACATGTGATGCTTGATTCTTTTGTATATCTACATTATGTTTTTGTTATCGGATGATCTCAGTTAGTTCTTTTGTACTTAACACCGCTTTCGTTTTCTTCAACAGTTGGAGAGACAGTTGAAGTTGGGAATTTTGATCCTAAGATTGCAACTTTCTGGATAGATTCGGGTAATATATATTTCTGTGTGCGTACATGTACTGGTGAGTTTAATTACAGCTGATATTCTAATTTTATTCTTGCTTCACTTCAGGTAAACTGAAAGGTGTTCTTGTTGAAAGCGGAAGCCCTGAGGTACTTTCTTAGTCTATTTATTTCTTTAGTCAGACAAGATACATAGATGGGTCTAGAAGCAATGAACCCAAAACTTGTCCTTGGAGGGAGTTTCAGTTTTTGGATATCAGTAAAGATAGAAGAGTCATGATAATGGGAAACCGTTACATGAATTAATTTTAGTATAAGAGTGAGCCTGCGACAAAAATTTGGTGGAATTCTGTATGTTATCACTGTTAATAATACCCAAATAGGAAAAAGTTTAACAATAAGGGGAATCAGTCATACATTAGTAAATGGTTGTTAAAAGTTTGAAACACCATATGTAAAATGGAAATTTGTGTGTGTGTGATATCATTCTCTGCATGGTTCTAACACCTCGTTTTGCTTCTTAAGGAATTTCAACTGCTTCCAAAACTGGCAAGGAGCCAGCCTCTTGTTGATATAGCCAAACTCCAGAATGCGTCTTCAGTTGAGGAGGCACTAGCCATTGTCGGGTCATCATTACAGGTTGGAGCTGCAGTATAGTCTGGAAAAGCGCTGCTTACTTATACATCGTCCATCATAAGATTCATAATCCCCTGAGTTTTGCATGGATACACAACAATGTTTCAGTTGGGGATAAATACCTGTTTCCACATGTTAGCGAGCTTCATTGTTTGAGCCTCAGCTCTTGGTGAAAGTGCACTGATATATTTATCGAATAATGCAATTGTGAACAGGTTCATTACTTGGTTAATGTTGTTAGTCAAAATTAGTTACAGACAATAAAAGGAGCTATGGAGCTGTAGTTGTAAACGGTCGTTGTTGCTCAGCATAATAAATTCGATTGCAACATTTAGTGGACTCGAGTTTTGTTTCAACTTGACCTGACGATTCATTAGTCGCTTATGATCTTGAAGCATTTAGCCATGACTGATTATAAAACTTCAGCAGAGTTAAGAGTATATACAACTGAAAACTAAAAAACAAGAACTAGAAATATTCTGGTTTATATGATTGTCATACTCTTGTGAGTTTTGTCTATAATGATTAATTTGATCTTTCTCTTAAATAATGAAACAGTTGAAACAGGGTTAGCAGATGACATCAGTGCTTTGCTTATGATAGATATAGATGTAGAAACGATGATGCCCTTTTGGTTACCCTCGCTGGTTTTGATAGGGACACAAAAAACGTATATAAATTAGTGAAGAAATATAGAATAAAAATGTGGAGTAGATGATTGTAGGCATCATAATCCCAATTGCAGACTCAATAAAATTCATTATTAATTTGGGTTTGCAATATTTAAGTAATATGAAAGGGACCTAATCAAGTGGAAGTTTTCTTTGATGAAATTAAGCCTGAAACATATAAAAGACTTGTTGTTAGTATCGATCAGAGACTGGTTTTTATCTTCCAGAGAAATTTTTTTATGCTGACTTTCCACTTTCCTGATCTCATGTCAAAGAAGTCGGTTCTTGAATTTGCTTCAAATGGTTTATTTCCATACGGATCAATAATTCATAGCTCAGAGTCTTGACATAGAAATTATATGCATTAGTTTAGGACAAGGATGTGAGTGCCTGTGAAACGTTGATGGTTGTTCTCTTATTTTAACTACTATGTGTCTATCACTCTATGTTACATTTTCAGCAAACCAGAAAGACATATTAAAAGGACCCCCAACACAAACAAAAACAATAGGCTCGTAATGAAACTGAGGCTTAGTTTGGTATTGTGGTTTAAAAATTTAATTTTTAAAAACTCAGTTTTAAATAAGCTATACCTTAAAAGTGTTTTTTAAAATCGTGGTTATTTGAACTAAAAAGTTTTGGATAAACACGTTTTAAGATTTTAGCAAACAGAAAATATATCCAA encodes the following:
- the LOC101291334 gene encoding monodehydroascorbate reductase, chloroplastic-like, which produces MSSVLPRRMAASLANTLSFTAGLPLRRHPRTSASLGLSTFRRSYVVSSSAFANENREFVIVGGGNAAGYAARTFVENGMADGRLAIVSKEAHAPYERPALTKAYLFPLDKKPARLPGFHTCVGSGGERQTPDWYKEKGIEMFYEDPVTNVDIEKQTLTTDSGKLLKYGSLIVATGCTASRLPEKIGGNLPGVHYIRDVADADALISSLEKAQKVVIVGGGYIGMEVAAAATGWKLDTTIIFPESHLMPRLFTPSLAGRYEKFYKENGVKFLKGTSLKNIEAGSNGRVSCVKLEDGSYIEADVVIVGIGAKPAVGPFEKAGLDSNVGGIQVDGLFRTSVPGIFAVGDVAAFPLKMYNRIARVEHVDHARRSAQHCIKALLTAQTHTYDYLPSFYSRVFEYEGSPRKIWWQFYGDNVGETVEVGNFDPKIATFWIDSGKLKGVLVESGSPEEFQLLPKLARSQPLVDIAKLQNASSVEEALAIVGSSLQVGAAV